In Psychrobacter ciconiae, the genomic window TTTTTAAACTTAGCGCGCCATTGATGGCTGACTGCGCCGCGATTGCCGAGCCGCCAAGGAGCAGCAGCGGAAAGGTAAAAATCGCCAAAGAATCTAACATTTAACATTATCCTTAAACAGATTGACCTAGTAAATCAGCCCAAGCGCCGCCAAAATCAGCCCAAGCGCGATAATTCGGTAGCTGTCTACCTTGCGCTTTTTTGTTCCCAAAATCCCAAAGTGGTCAATAGCAAGGCTTGCGGTAATTTGACCGCATAAAATCCCAACCATTGTCGCCCCAACGCCCACAAGCGGCGTCGCTACCACTAGGACAATGGTATAAGCAAACCCCACTAAGCCGCCCGAAAGCAGCCATGGTGGCAGCTTGGCAAGCTTTAAAATATAGCTGCGCCGCTGAATCATCATGGCGATACTAAACACCAAAACGCCAATCAAAAAAATCGATAGCGATGCCGACAGCTTGCCAATGCGCTCGCCAAGCGGTCCTAAAATTGCCGCCTCAAGCGCAAGCGCCATCCCGCCCATCACCACAAACACAAGCATTGCCAGTTGTCTCATAGCTTCCTAATCACTGTAATCATTCTCTTTTTTTTGTTTTAAAACCTGCCGCTTTCTTGCCGACGCTATTGTAGGCGCTCCGGCAAAATCTCTCAACTTATCTGTTTTTTAAGCCATTTTGAAAATGAGGGTTGTTGACCTTTAAGTGGTCATAAGTGGCGTTTCAGCAAAAATCATCGGCTTAAAATGGTTATAATGGCTAAGCTAAATGATTTTAAATAACCAAGATTAACTTTATTCAACCAAGGAATGGCTAATGCAGCTTGAAATAGACGTGATAGACGCTTTTACCGATACAGTTTTTAAGGGCAATCCGGCGGCGGTCATCATCACAGAAAATTGGCTGACCGATGAGCTAATGCAGTCCATCGCTTTGGAAAATAACTTGTCAGAAACCGCCTTTTTAGTGAAAGACAAATCAAGCGAAAATAATAGCTATCAAATCCGCTGGTTTTCACCGCTTACTGAGATTGATTTTTGTGGTCATGCCACGCTTGCTGCCGCTTTTGTTTTGTTTAACAAAGACCCTGAATTAACTAAAGTAAGATTTAGCGCCAAAGCCGTAGGGAGTTTTACCGTTGTACAACTCGATGATGGCAAGATTCAAATGGATTTTCCCAATACGTGCCCCGAAAAAGTGGCTGATATTCCCGCTGAGCTGTTGTCAGGATTGTCGATAGCGCCGGTTGAGGTTTATAAGAATAAGCAAGCGTATTTTGTCATTTATAATAATGAAGCGGACGTGTTGACCGTAACTCGTGATAATGAGCAGCTAACAGCACTTGCGCCGCGTGATGTGGTGGTCACCTGCCAAGCTAAATCTGATAATCATGATAAATCAAATGGTTACGATTTTATATCGCGCTATTTTTGGCCTGCAAATGGCGGTGATGAAGATGCCGTAACGGGGTCAATCCACACCGGACTTGCGCCATTTTGGGCAAAGCGACTTGGGAGAGATAACTTGAGGCTTATCAAGCGTCATCTCGCGGCGGCGTATTAGATTGCGCTGTGGTCGGTGATCGCGTTCTTATTTCAGGTCGCGCCGTTCAGTATTTAAGTGGTGTGATTAGCATTTAGGAGCAACACTCTTGACGGAATTAAAAACACTGGCGCTGTTTGCCTTAACGGCATTGGCTGAAATTATTGGCTGCTATTTGCCGTATCTTTGGCTCAAAGAGGGCAAATCGGCTTGGCTGCTGGTTCCTAGTATTTTAAGCTTAATGGCGTTTGTTTGGCTGTTGACCCTGCATCCGGCGGCGGCAGGTCGGGTTTATGCCGCTTATGGCGGTGTTTATGTTTCAATGGCGATACTTTGGCTTTGGGCAGTTGACGGCATCCGCCCAACGTCTTGGGATATGATTGGCGCAGGGGTGGCGCTGCTTGGCATGGCAATCATTATGTTTGCGCCAAAAGCGACTTAACGCAAGCGGTCATAACTACTTGCTTACGAAGTGCCTTGGATTTGTTATAATAAAAAATTGGCTGAAATATCACTCATTTTGCACGATTTCAGCGCTTACCTTTTAGTTAGCTTAACTTATTATGCGAATACGTAAACTTTTTAAATTTGAAAATGCCCATATTGTGCGCAACTGTAGTTCTGAGCGCTGCAAACATTCTATCCATGGTCACAGCTATCAAATCGAGCTGATTTTGGAGGCGCATAGACTTGACCATGGTCAGATGGTTTATGATTTTGGCTTGCTGAAATCCTCAATTAAAGACTTGATTGACAGCTTTGATCATGCCATTTGCTTTTGGAATCAAGACGACCCAGAATATATTGCCGCTTGCAAAAAGTTCAGTGCGCGCTGGATTGCACTTCCGGTATCGCCGTCAGCTGAGCAGTTTTCCCGAGTCATCTTTTTTTGGGCGCGCGAGATTTTAAAGCAAACTCAAATGCAAAACGGCGAGGCGGATGTCAAAGTTTATTCGGTCATCGCTCACGAAACTGCGACTGGCTACGCTCAATGTTTTAATGAGGACGTGGATAACGCGCAAATGGGTAAGCTTAATTTAGAAGATTTTGAATTTAGCCGGCAGGTTTGCGCTGAGTGGGGCGACCCTGAGCTTTATCAAAAGCTAATAAATGGCGAGCGCTTCATTAACCCAACCGTTAGCCTTCAAGTTGCTGTGGATGCTACGGCAAAAGGTGCGTGTGATGGCAACTAACGACAATACCGCCAACAGCGCTTATTTTCAAGTCGTGACGCTTTATGATGAGGCTGATACCAAGCGCTTAGCCGAAAAGCTTGCGGCAATGGCGCTTGAGGGTAGCGTTTGGCTGTCTGGTGATTTGGGCGCAGGAAAAACCACCCTTACCCGCTATTGGTTACAAGCGCTTGGTCATCAAGGTGCGATTAAAAGCCCGACCTATACGCTGGTTGAGCCCTACCAAATCAAGCAAAAAGACGGCACTTTCTTGGCAGTTTATCATGCTGATTTGTATCGCCTGCAAGACCCTGAAGAATTGTCCTTTATTGGTTTTGATGAGTATCTTGATGAGCCGTCAGCGCTGATTATCATTGAGTGGGCGAGCCGCGCCGATAGTTATTTGCCGCCGCCGGTATTGTTTGTCGACATGGTTAAAGATGACAAGAACAAAGATTCGCGCCAAGTGCTGCTACGACTGTCCAAAGTTGGTCAAGCATTCGGCTTTGATTTGACCGCGCTTAATGATTAAAAGCTGAACGATTAAGTGGTGATATTTTAACTGATGCCAAATTCTGAACATTCTTCTAAAAATCAGCCTCGAATCAAAAAACTCTCGCCCTTGCTGATCAACCAATTAGCCGCAGGGGAGGTGGTCACGCGACCTGCCGCCGTGGTCAAAGAGCTGCTTGAAAATGCCATTGATGCCGGCGCAACTAAGATTGACGTCAGCATTACCCAAGGCGGCATGGGCATGATTTCAGTGGCAGATAATGGCTCAGGAATTTTACCTGACGATATGGTCATGGCAATTACCCGCCATGCGACCAGTAAGGTCGCCGACGTTGCCAATTTGCAAGGTATCAATACGCTAGGATTTCGCGGCGAAGCTTTAGCGGCAATTGCGGCAGTATCGCGGCTTGAATTGCTAAGCTCAATAGATGATAGCGGGGTAGGTCGCAAAATTAGCGTGGCAGGGGTGCTCAGCGACTCGCCAACCTTAACGCCCATCGTTCACCCAAAGGGCACTTGCGTTATTGTTAAAGACTTATATTTTAACGTTCCGGCGCGGCGCGGCAATTTAAAATCCATTGCGACCGAGTTTTCTTATATTGAAGCTATCGTTCGCGACGTGGCGCTTGCTGCCGCCGACGTTCAGCTGACGTTGAGCCACGACCAAAAGTTGCGGTTAAGCTTGCCGGCGGTTGGCGAAAACAGCCAAAAGCTGCCGTTATCGCGACTCGAACAAGCGCTTGGGGTCAATCTTGAGCCGATTGCCAAGCCTATTTTTGTCGATTTAGCCAATTTAACCCCATATGATTTTGATGTTTTGCCTCAAAACGCCAGTATCGAAGGTTGGTTATTGCCGCAGGCGCTTGGTGAAACCCTGCCAAAGCTTATCTACGTCAACGGTCGCTTGATTAAAGATCAAGTCATCAGCAGTGAGCTGCAAAAAATCGCTCAGCGCTTGCTACCGTCAGGGCTAGGATTTGCGCTTTATTTTACCTTGCCAAGTGACTGGATAAATATCAACGTTCATCCGGCAAAGCAGCGCATTAAAATCAGTCCCCTTGCCAATATCTTGGCGCATTTGCGCCACAATGTTGAGCTGATTTTAAAACCAATTCAGCCTCAAGCGTCAAACCAGTTCGAGCAAAACGATCCTGTTACTCCTAAAGACTCAACCAATCATAAAACCTTGGTCGCTGATTCTTATATTTATGAGCGTCGCCGTCAGCCCGCCACAACGCCTCGCCAAGTTCAAGCGCCAAGGCAATCATATCAAGCTGATATCGGGCCACAAGCCTCTCCACCAAGTGATTTACATCGCTACGATAGCGACAGCACTTGCCAAAATCTCCCTACGCCAAAATGTTTAGCAGTGATCCAAACTCTACCTAAAAATCTAGACAACAAAAAAATTACCGCGCCTTTGCCGTGGCTGCTGATTCAGGCAGACGCGCAGTTTTTGTTAATTAGCGCTAAAGACCAGCCGATTTTTTCTGACAGTCAACATAGCTTAACAGAAATGAATCAAAATCTTTGTCAAGATATGCCGCCGCAGTTAACCCAAGATTTGTTAAAACAAGCCTTTTTAGTACTGACCACCGATGAATTAATCGGTTTAATGTTAGCAGCGCCCGTTTTCAATATTTCAATAACCTAAAAAATAAAATTAATTGAGTATGATGAGTAAAAAATTGCCTGAAAATCTTGATAAAAATAGTGTGGTTTGTTTGATGGCGCCCACCGCAAGCGGCAAAACGGCGCTGGCTTATGAGCTTTATGATTCGGGCAGATTTGAGCTGATTTCGGTAGATTCAGCACTTATTTATCGCGATATGAATATCGGCACAGCAAAACCAACCGCTGATGAGCTTGAGCGCTATCCGCATTATTTGGTTGATACTATCGACCCCACCCAAAGCTACAGCGTCGCGCAATTTGTCCAAGATGTCAGCGTATTGATTGATAAAATTCATCAAAACGGCAAAATTCCGCTGTTAGTTGGGGGCACGATGATGTATTTTATGGCGCTGATTGACGGCATTTCGGCAGTTCCTGACAGTGATGACAACATTCGCCAGCGCGTTGAAGATTGGCAGCAAAGCGAGGGCGCCAGTACGCTTTATGACTATCTTGCGCAAATTGACCCCATCACCCATCAGCGGCTAAAACCAAATGACAGCCAGCGCATCTCCCGCGCTGTTGAAGTGTATTTACAAACCAAAATCCCAATCAGTACTTGGCAAGCTCAACCAAAATCAGCGTTAGCAACTAACTCGAACCAGAACTGGCATATTCTTGGCGTCATGCCTGATCGCGCTTGGCTTCATGATCGCATCCAGCGGCGCCTTGATATCATGTGGCAAGAGGGCTTTATTAATGAGGTCTTGGCGCTGCTGCAACGTTATCCCTTGACCCCCAATATGCCATCGATGCGCGCGGTTGGCTATCGGCAGGTTCTTGAATATTTGGTCGCCATTCGGCATCCGGTTTTTGACTTAACCCATTTAGATAAAGCAAAGTTTTATCAAACATTTGATAAGTTTGAGCTTGAAAATAAAGCCAAGCTTACGCTCGCAGAATCACCGTCAACCTCTACTGAACTAAACCTCGTTACCGACAAGGAATTGGCACTTGCTTGTCATCAATTGCAAAATAAGGCATTATATGCCACAAGGCAGCTGGCAAAGCGTCAGTTTACTTGGCTGCGCAAATTAACCACGCTGTCAGATATGAGCGATAATATCAAGACATTTGCCACTATGGCTGAGGCAAGTGATTATTTGAAAGTCTTTGAGGAAGTCAATCTTAAGAAATAATAACAATAATGACCATAAACTTACATTGCAATTGTGGGTCAAGGTTACGATATTATGAGAGTGAAAGTTGAAAAGCTGTAATTTTAAATGTGGTATTTATTTTTTGATAATAACTATAGAAATAAGCAGTTAATCAATGGTTTATAATAAAAATCAGCGACATAAAGTGGTCGATAGATAGCGGTTACACCAAATAATGGGCTATTTTTTAAAATCTTCCACGTTTTAACGCTGTAATCTATTATAATTGCAATATACTTATAATAATGCACCTTGAACTATAACAATATTTTATTTAGGAGCGCTCTCATGTCAAAAGGACAAACCTTACAAGATCCCTTTTTAAACTCACTCCGAAAAGATCGGATTCCAGTGTCGATTTTTTTAGTTAACGGCATAAAGCTTCAGGGTCAAATCGAGTCATTTGATCAATACGTAGTCTTACTAAAAAATACCGTTAGCCAAATGGTTTATAAGCACGCCATCTCAACGGTCGTTCCTGCCCGCAACCCACGTAGCAGCGGTGCTCAAACAGGCGGCATGGCTTCGCAGGGTATGGGAAGTGGTTACCAAGGCGGGATGGGCGGCGGCTTTGACAATCGCTCACAGGGTTTTGAAGACCGCAGTTTCTCATCGAGCCGAAGCGGTTTTAACCGAAGCGGTTTCGGCAGTAATGATCGCGGCTTTGAGCGTGGTGGTTTTGGTGGGGATCGCGGTTTTGATCGCGGCGGCTTTGGTAATAATGATCGCGGTTTTGAAAGTTCAGAAGATTCAGCATTTAATCAATCCGGTAGCAATGACTTCGACAGCGGCTTTGAAAACAACAATAACAATTAGTTTTCAAACCGATAGTGTTAGATAATGATTGTCAACAAAGTCACACCGTGATGAAAGCTTATTATGTTATGGTGATGATATAGCAAATAAAGAACCTGCTGATAAGTGGGTTTTTTTATCTTTTATTTTTGATATAACGTGAAGGCGTAGCCTGCTATGACCAAAGATCCAATTAAGCTGAGCCCAAATCAGTTCATTGCGACCGCTATTGAAGCGATTGATACCGAAAAACAAGCCCTCGATTTGTTGATTGAGCAGATTGATGAGCGCTTTGCCAATGCCTGTAATATCATTTTGGCGTGCCAAGGTCGAGTGGTCGTGACGGGGATGGGCAAGTCAGGATTGATCGGTCGCAAAATCGCCGCGACTTTTGCGTCAACGGGAACGCCGTCTTTTTTTATGCACCCAGGAGAGGCCGGTCACGGCGACTTAGGGATGCTGGTTCAAGGCGATGTCCTGCTTGCGATTTCAAACTCAGGCGAGTCTGATGAGATCAGAACTTTGCTTCCGGTTGTTAAACGCTTGCAAATCCCGCTGATCAGTATCAGCCGTGACAAGCGCGGTATGTTGCCAAAGTCTGCTGACATCGCCTTAACTCTTGGCAGCTTCCAAGAAGCTTGTCCTTTAAACCTTGCGCCAACTTCAAGCACAACGGCAACGCTTGCTTTAGGTGATGCCTTAGCGGTGGCGCTCGTTCACGCCCGAAATTTTACCTCAGAAGATTTTGCGCTATCACATCCGGCAGGGGCGCTTGGTCGCAAGCTGTTGACCCAAGTTGCAGACTTAATGCACTCAACCTCGGAAGGCTTGCCCAAAGTTGCTAAAGATGCGCCGCTTCATGATGGGCTGCTTACCATGACTCATGGCAGGCTTGGGATGGCGGTGGTTGTCGATGAAAATGATAAAGTGGTCGGCGTATTTACTGATGGCGATTTGCGTCGAAGTCTTGAGCGCGGTGAGACGCTTGCCACCCCAATGATCGATGTCATGACCAAAAATCCGCGAGCCATTGATAAAACCATGCGCGCCTCCGATGCCCTGAGCTTGATGAATGAAAACGGCATCAGTCAGCTACTTATTATGGATGATGAGAACCGACTTGAGGCAATCATCACCGTTCATGACTTATTAAAAGCAGGCGTCACTTGATTTTTAGAGGCAAAATAATAAGTAACGCAATCATCATAACGAGAACTTTATGCAAGATTTAATAAAAAAAGCCGGAAAGGTTAAGCTGCTTGCCTTAGATGTTGACGGTATTTTGGCAGATGGTCAGATCATTTATGACAGCAATGGTATTGAAACCAAAGCCTTTTTTGTTCAAGATGGCGTTGGGATTAAGTCGTTAGCTCAGTTTGGGATTTTAACCGCGATCATCACGGGTCGTAACAGTCCAATGGTCAAAAAACGTGCTGAAGAGCTTGGTATTGATTTTGTCGTTCAGGGTCGGGATGATAAGTTTGAGGCGTTAAAAGAGCTTTTGGCAAGTTTGGGGATGGGCTTGGCTGACTGCGCTTATATGGGCGATGATTTGCCGGATATTAAAGCCATGCAAGCCGTCGGTTTTGCGCCCACAGTTCCAAATGCGCACCAAGAAGTTATTAACCGCTGCGATATGGTAACGACCAAAGCCGGCGGTTTTGGCGCCGTTCGCGAGGTTTGTGATTTGATTTTAAAAGGTCATGGTCATTATGATAAGTTTATTTCTCAATTTATTTTAAATCCGCCATTAGGATGAGCCTTTGTGAATAATACCCGAATCTTAATCGTTTTAGCGCTAATTATCGCCGGCATTGCGGGTTGGTTTTTTCAAAAACATGGTGAGATTGCGCCGCCAGTGAACATTGAGCCCTCCGAAGTGGATTATGAAGCGACTGATATCAAAGCGGTTCAGACTAATGAGGACGGAGAAACAGAATATGAATTGAACGCCGATTCTATTTCGCACAACCCCAACACCAATCAAGATGAGATGTCGGGAATCACCATGAACTGGGAGCCGTCCGCCACTCAGCGCTACCAAATTCAAGCCGGAACGGCCGCGATCAATCAACAATCAGGCGACTTAAAACTGTCCGGCGGCTTTGTGCTGACCAGTCAAGAAAAATCAGGTCAAGCAAACAGCGAGCCTATCAAAGTCACCGGATCAGAGCTAAAAGGCAACACCAAATCGCGCAAAGTGTTCAGTGACAAACCTGTCAAAGTCGAGCAGGGCATGAACCGCTTTGAGGCGGCAAGCATGACTGCAAATTTGGAAACGGGTGATTATGAATTTGGCAATATCGCCGTCACTTTTAGCCCGCCCAAGCGCCAAGACAAAGCTTTATTTTAAAGCCGTTTTAGTGCTGATGAATTGCCATTTTGCTGTTATGATATTGCAAAAGATATCGCCTTTATTTTTATGTTGAGACGCCCTTAATGACATCATCTTATGAATCGAAACTGAATAAGTTATCTTGCTATTCAGCGACGACGCTAACAAAAGCATTGTCGACTGTTTTGCTGCTCAATTTGCCTATATTTAGCCATGCTTTGCCATCAGATGCCAATCAGCCCATTAAGCTACTGGCGGATAAAGCCACCTACAGCGAGCGTACGGGCGTGACCAGCTATTCAGGAAACGTCATTATCACCCAAGGAACGCTTAAGCTGACCGCCGATAACATCACAGTCAACCTATCACAAAGCCGCAGTATTGATTCAGCCGTTGCGACCGGTCGACCTGCCACCATGCAGCAAGTCATTACCCAAGAAAAGGGGTTGGCAAAAGGTCAA contains:
- a CDS encoding DMT family transporter, coding for MRQLAMLVFVVMGGMALALEAAILGPLGERIGKLSASLSIFLIGVLVFSIAMMIQRRSYILKLAKLPPWLLSGGLVGFAYTIVLVVATPLVGVGATMVGILCGQITASLAIDHFGILGTKKRKVDSYRIIALGLILAALGLIY
- a CDS encoding YnfA family protein, whose product is MTELKTLALFALTALAEIIGCYLPYLWLKEGKSAWLLVPSILSLMAFVWLLTLHPAAAGRVYAAYGGVYVSMAILWLWAVDGIRPTSWDMIGAGVALLGMAIIMFAPKAT
- a CDS encoding 6-pyruvoyl trahydropterin synthase family protein, which encodes MRIRKLFKFENAHIVRNCSSERCKHSIHGHSYQIELILEAHRLDHGQMVYDFGLLKSSIKDLIDSFDHAICFWNQDDPEYIAACKKFSARWIALPVSPSAEQFSRVIFFWAREILKQTQMQNGEADVKVYSVIAHETATGYAQCFNEDVDNAQMGKLNLEDFEFSRQVCAEWGDPELYQKLINGERFINPTVSLQVAVDATAKGACDGN
- the tsaE gene encoding tRNA (adenosine(37)-N6)-threonylcarbamoyltransferase complex ATPase subunit type 1 TsaE — its product is MATNDNTANSAYFQVVTLYDEADTKRLAEKLAAMALEGSVWLSGDLGAGKTTLTRYWLQALGHQGAIKSPTYTLVEPYQIKQKDGTFLAVYHADLYRLQDPEELSFIGFDEYLDEPSALIIIEWASRADSYLPPPVLFVDMVKDDKNKDSRQVLLRLSKVGQAFGFDLTALND
- the mutL gene encoding DNA mismatch repair endonuclease MutL, yielding MPNSEHSSKNQPRIKKLSPLLINQLAAGEVVTRPAAVVKELLENAIDAGATKIDVSITQGGMGMISVADNGSGILPDDMVMAITRHATSKVADVANLQGINTLGFRGEALAAIAAVSRLELLSSIDDSGVGRKISVAGVLSDSPTLTPIVHPKGTCVIVKDLYFNVPARRGNLKSIATEFSYIEAIVRDVALAAADVQLTLSHDQKLRLSLPAVGENSQKLPLSRLEQALGVNLEPIAKPIFVDLANLTPYDFDVLPQNASIEGWLLPQALGETLPKLIYVNGRLIKDQVISSELQKIAQRLLPSGLGFALYFTLPSDWININVHPAKQRIKISPLANILAHLRHNVELILKPIQPQASNQFEQNDPVTPKDSTNHKTLVADSYIYERRRQPATTPRQVQAPRQSYQADIGPQASPPSDLHRYDSDSTCQNLPTPKCLAVIQTLPKNLDNKKITAPLPWLLIQADAQFLLISAKDQPIFSDSQHSLTEMNQNLCQDMPPQLTQDLLKQAFLVLTTDELIGLMLAAPVFNISIT
- the miaA gene encoding tRNA (adenosine(37)-N6)-dimethylallyltransferase MiaA; amino-acid sequence: MSKKLPENLDKNSVVCLMAPTASGKTALAYELYDSGRFELISVDSALIYRDMNIGTAKPTADELERYPHYLVDTIDPTQSYSVAQFVQDVSVLIDKIHQNGKIPLLVGGTMMYFMALIDGISAVPDSDDNIRQRVEDWQQSEGASTLYDYLAQIDPITHQRLKPNDSQRISRAVEVYLQTKIPISTWQAQPKSALATNSNQNWHILGVMPDRAWLHDRIQRRLDIMWQEGFINEVLALLQRYPLTPNMPSMRAVGYRQVLEYLVAIRHPVFDLTHLDKAKFYQTFDKFELENKAKLTLAESPSTSTELNLVTDKELALACHQLQNKALYATRQLAKRQFTWLRKLTTLSDMSDNIKTFATMAEASDYLKVFEEVNLKK
- the hfq gene encoding RNA chaperone Hfq, translated to MSKGQTLQDPFLNSLRKDRIPVSIFLVNGIKLQGQIESFDQYVVLLKNTVSQMVYKHAISTVVPARNPRSSGAQTGGMASQGMGSGYQGGMGGGFDNRSQGFEDRSFSSSRSGFNRSGFGSNDRGFERGGFGGDRGFDRGGFGNNDRGFESSEDSAFNQSGSNDFDSGFENNNNN
- a CDS encoding KpsF/GutQ family sugar-phosphate isomerase gives rise to the protein MTKDPIKLSPNQFIATAIEAIDTEKQALDLLIEQIDERFANACNIILACQGRVVVTGMGKSGLIGRKIAATFASTGTPSFFMHPGEAGHGDLGMLVQGDVLLAISNSGESDEIRTLLPVVKRLQIPLISISRDKRGMLPKSADIALTLGSFQEACPLNLAPTSSTTATLALGDALAVALVHARNFTSEDFALSHPAGALGRKLLTQVADLMHSTSEGLPKVAKDAPLHDGLLTMTHGRLGMAVVVDENDKVVGVFTDGDLRRSLERGETLATPMIDVMTKNPRAIDKTMRASDALSLMNENGISQLLIMDDENRLEAIITVHDLLKAGVT
- a CDS encoding KdsC family phosphatase, translating into MQDLIKKAGKVKLLALDVDGILADGQIIYDSNGIETKAFFVQDGVGIKSLAQFGILTAIITGRNSPMVKKRAEELGIDFVVQGRDDKFEALKELLASLGMGLADCAYMGDDLPDIKAMQAVGFAPTVPNAHQEVINRCDMVTTKAGGFGAVREVCDLILKGHGHYDKFISQFILNPPLG
- the lptC gene encoding LPS export ABC transporter periplasmic protein LptC, translated to MNNTRILIVLALIIAGIAGWFFQKHGEIAPPVNIEPSEVDYEATDIKAVQTNEDGETEYELNADSISHNPNTNQDEMSGITMNWEPSATQRYQIQAGTAAINQQSGDLKLSGGFVLTSQEKSGQANSEPIKVTGSELKGNTKSRKVFSDKPVKVEQGMNRFEAASMTANLETGDYEFGNIAVTFSPPKRQDKALF
- the lptA gene encoding lipopolysaccharide transport periplasmic protein LptA; amino-acid sequence: MTSSYESKLNKLSCYSATTLTKALSTVLLLNLPIFSHALPSDANQPIKLLADKATYSERTGVTSYSGNVIITQGTLKLTADNITVNLSQSRSIDSAVATGRPATMQQVITQEKGLAKGQANRIDYNAVTGIVTLTGNAHLVQNGASFAGNVIRYSLKAGDVEATAGNSQRVELVFPPNNNTNQRGVR